In Juglans regia cultivar Chandler chromosome 13, Walnut 2.0, whole genome shotgun sequence, the following proteins share a genomic window:
- the LOC108993815 gene encoding zinc finger protein 5 encodes MAKVESNVLSPTWAGENGYSSGYSSEKKLKLFGFDLNPYRNDESSNLKGSAEGDESVNSSSTTVSSERDQKPDSKGRSLAGSITPDDKKFECQYCFKEFANSQALGGHQNAHKKERMKKKRLQLQARKASINCYLQPLQNSHGFASNGPVPLFYSPSSYTPHEFTICDESQISFGPFDHDHARHNGSQLSKWFSMPTHISFQQDSSAFTLTQSDRSGENRPIHDFHPSPLPAPKKSCRSLDLQLGLDKQENTRSSSRRGV; translated from the coding sequence ATGGCAAAGGTTGAGTCTAATGTCTTATCTCCCACATGGGCTGGAGAAAATGGCTACTCTTCTGGTTATTCTTCTGAGAAGAAACTCAAGTTATTTGGGTTTGACTTGAACCCATATAGGAATGACGAGAGCAGCAACCTGAAAGGCTCTGCGGAAGGAGATGAAAGTGTAAACTCTTCATCCACCACAGTTTCCTCTGAGAGGGATCAAAAACCTGATTCCAAGGGGAGAAGCTTAGCTGGGAGTATAACTCCAGATGACAAAAAGTTCGAGTGCCAATATTGTTTCAAGGAATTCGCAAATTCACAGGCATTAGGAGGTCATCAAAATGCCCATAAGAAggagaggatgaagaagaagagattgcAGCTTCAAGCCAGAAAAGCCAGCATCAACTGTTACCTTCAACCTCTACAAAACAGCCATGGTTTTGCTTCCAACGGCCCTGTGCCTTTGTTTTATAGTCCCTCATCTTATACTCCTCATGAGTTCACAATCTGTGATGAATCTCAGATTAGTTTCGGCCcctttgatcatgatcatgccCGTCATAATGGGTCTCAGTTATCAAAGTGGTTTTCCATGCCTACTCATATATCTTTCCAACAAGATTCAAGTGCCTTCACTTTAACTCAGAGTGACAGATCCGGAGAGAACAGGCCTATTCATGACTTTCATCCTTCCCCTTTGCCCGCTCCTAAGAAAAGCTGTAGATCTCTGGATCTACAGTTAGGCCTGGACAAGCAAGAAAACACACGAAGCTCCTCTAGACGTGGCGTATAG